The DNA region GTAATCTAGTCATATATGTACATCTTCCTGTACGACATAACATATACAAATTCgagcaatctgtcaatcacaatcatatcaccTCACAATCTTGAAAATATTGTGATAGTTtcatcacaaaatccatagaatgtactcccatttctattcaggaatgaataatttatataaccaatctcctggttccTCTCGTTCTCTCCTATTGGTGGCCAATATAGACATCTCAGTACAAATCCTGCCACAACTAATCTTATCTGTTTCTATCAAAACTATCttttcgaattatcatatattGTCTGTCACCAGAATAAATACTGAATCGGCTACTGTGCACTTCTAAccatatctgtcatttcaaattcaattatTCGGCACAATcaagtcgattattcacatacaatacattatcacatacctgatattctgatcgacaccctgttctgattatcgaaaccAAGTTCTAaacattctgatcaaatttCTGGActgctttaattttttttaaaatcagctctggttctgtTTAAACTGTATATAATTCCAACGATGCACAACAATCTGTATCAACcacggattcagaacaacagtAATATCGGATTAGATTCGAAATTTCAATTACTGCTCtattaaactcataaaacgcaATGTCTGACAATACTGTCGATTCGGACTAACCGATCACATCTTCGAGTTGTTTaaatcaactgctatatcatcttcgaatgtaatgtcccccaaacagtataatctgtctcaaatactgtttTAAAACACTAACAATTCTCTAgcaatttcaaaacaacaatcgtacaTAATAGCCTGTTAAACTCATACATCTCTGAATTTTTGGCATTTCTGGCATTTCTGAATATAAGGGGTCTCAGTCAAGATTCACATTTCAATAGTTTTTGTATATCATAATCTTAGTTCTcggaatattcaatacaaaatattcgattcagtcGGTCATATGCAGCGagtaatcaaaatatcataaatataccgagcataaaatcatcagaatacctctgaacacagGATTCATCCAcccataattgaactgataaacagaactgaagtattttacagagaaacacacaatcagatgtaactctaactctaaggcagtaaatcttctaactgatatttcaattcttccaATTTAATCAACATCATTCTGCATAGAATTCTGTATAGAATTCTAACAATAAAtcttctaaatgaaatattcgATGCATTTATTTTTTGGTGGAATTATCACAATGAttgaattataatattattcgaTACCAATCGTCTTTTCTTGATAATACATTATTTACAAATTTACAATAGAATATCATCTTATTTTAACCGTTTTGATATTTTGGTAGCAGAGTCGTACTTATGTTCGATGGAATCTGAGgcgaaaatataaaaatgaattttcttGTTACGATAAATTTTAGTTAGCAAATAATAAATGgaataaaaatacatcagaaacaatatattacataaaaaataagtaaataaatatttgaaataattgcataaataaTATCGTTCTAGCTATTTTAGAagcaaaaatatttatcaaatctgtataatccagTTTTCGGATAATTTCTTTATCAATCAACAATATGGCTAGCTCATTTAGTCTATCTTGTGACATTGTTGATCGAAGATAAGTTTTTTATTAACTCCAACTTTGATAAACTTTTTCTGTTGATGTAACTGTTACTTGTATGGTTAACAAAATAGTATTATCTAATATAAATATTTGAGAATAAATCATTCAGTTTTGCAAAACACTATAGCATATTCAAAAATTATTGAAACTTCATACAATACTTCATCAAGCTAGTTAAATGCTAACTCTTTAACTTTTCCAAACTCAACAAATATCTCAAAGTCTcttgatattatttaaattgttcaaATCAAACTTGAACAAAAGATCGATTTTTTATAAACAGAAAATATTCAAATTAgtcttttttatttaatattggaccaaattttttatttcattatatCACCAAAAACGTGAGATTTGGTGGCAAATTGGAAAGAAAATCGTGGGATTTTGATGCATATCATGCATGATTAAGCCACCATATTTAGCTCTCTTCTCTTCAACTATAAATAGTCCACCATACCTAGCCATTCCtcacaccaaattttcgaatttcCTAGCTGCAAATTTCGAATTCCAGCAGCTTCTCCCTAGCCAAAACTCTGCTCAAAAATCGTCCCAAAGTTAGCATAGAAATCGagccgaagtgctgcccgatCGAGGAGCAAGAAGCAATCCAATCCAAAGCCGTGCACTCCACGTTTTAGCACTCAAAATATACTGTAAGTGGTTatatcccccaccgcgtaagggtacgtcatggttgggattctcacccatatacagtcgactcctcaAAGTGCTTAAAATCGTATGACAATCAACACAAGAAAGGAGTAGAAGAAGAACGTGTACTCaaccataattttttttccaaaaaccGAAAAATCACATATGCATAaaccaaaatttttatttaaaaaaaagcccacttacagtatttGTAAATTGCTAAAAAATTAGGTTCTTGGCTTCGGGAAGTGGATCGTTCCTTGCTCTTCACTCGGGCGGCACTTCGGCTTGATTTTTCTTGGACGATTTTTTAGCAGATTTTTGGCTAGGGAGAGGCTGCTGGAATTTCGAATTCTGCAGCTATGATTCTCGAAATTTTGGATGTAGGGAATGCTAGGTATGGTGGACTATTTATAGGGAGGAGGATGGAGCTAATTATGGTGGCTAAATCATGCCCAAATTTGCCTCAAATCTCACAATATTTCACTCCAATTTCCTTGCCATTGTTGATGATTTAACTTCCTAATTCGTGAGATTTAAATCCTTGATTCCCACCCTTAAGATTGGTTCGAAATATGGTGCAAGGGAGAGAAGGATTTACTTATATTCTTTGACTCAAGCTTGCATGCTATCCGATATTTAGGCACCCATATTTAGGCAAAAATTCTCATAAATTCGAAATTATCAATGTCCATGCAATCATTCTCCTAAACCTTGCATGATATCTCCCAAATCTTGCAATATCTCCTcccaaaattcgaaaatatgcaTGCCTTGGTGTATTATTATTGACTTGGCAAAAAGAtttcccaacaaatattttcccatatgcatatatttttattattattatcaaatcCTACAGATTTCCTTACAATTGTTAATTGTATGCAAAAAAATCGATTCTTACACTCAGTTCCTGAtcaatgttatgcatgtgatacGAATGATGTTATGCAAGTCATGTGTTTTTGAAGTTTTATCCATGTTGTTATATTATGCTCGAACGGCCCCTACTTGCTGagatttcccaaaatactcaccctcTTACAATCATTTCTCAGATAAGCCTGAGGAAGAACTCGAGTAGGAAGAGTCggaccagttttggggctgatgAAATTCAAGATTTCAAGATTTTAGTTTAAGTTTGAAcccttaattatatttttacgtttccgcattaaacTCTGTCGTTTTTTTTTATGTCGGGATTGTAAAGACAATTGTTATTTCatttaaattatgatatataaactgcttttggtttatactgtgctacgaggctggttgtttttgattgtgtgattgttaaacaacgtcaGTGTCAACCCTAGGTTTCGGGGCTTGACTGCAGATACATTAGTTTCAAATTGTAGCAAATTCAATCTAAACCGGAACCGTGCATGGTTATCTCCCTACTTGATATAGATAATATGGCCTCAACTTTTGGCTAAACGACATTCATCTTTGTTTTTAACTTGATATATTATTTGTGTATCTTGTTatatcaaatttcaaatttgataggtCCGAAAAATAAGTGGTCAATATTAGGGTTCAATTTTGGCACATTagttataaattttattgaaaataatcTTAATATCCTTTCTAAGTATATGATAAGACCAAATCTTATAAAgattttaatgatttaatttataatatttgtgcaGGGGCGGAGCCAGGATCTTGGTTCAATGTAggcaaaaatatattataattaataaagcaaaaaaaaaaaagagcaaTGATTAACGACAGCTAAAAATAATGTCATAAAGTTTGAACACAAGTTACGCACAGTCAGTAATATTGATAATAGATGGGAAAGCGTCATAAAAATGACGAACAACAACGTGTACAAATCcgaaatcaaaacaaaatatgatataaaatataaaatatatgttcgAAAAATAAGCATGAATTCATTATCGAttgaaaaaaacataaaattataaaacaattgaatgatCGAAAAACATTGAACGAAAAAATGAACCTAAAATTTGGTAACATTTTGGATTTTTTAGAGATTATGAAAGATGAAACAGCAATTAAAATGAATTGGAATGATTGTTAATCAAAGTATATGACGTTCGTGACTCGAGAATAGAAAACACATACAGAAGACTATAGAGTATATACTTGGATACTAATAACATGTAAAAAATTGAGTCTAAAATTTGGGTCTACagattattaaaagaaaattgaatctGTATAGACAGCTAAGCATATAACAATAGCATacacaaattaaaaatttagacacacacacacacacacacatatatataaacatataaaaaaaaatttggcccAGTGTGGGCCGGTGCTGGCTCCGCCAGTGTTTGTGCTTATCAAGAATTTTTATCCCTAATTATGTGTTTATCTGGATTAATTTTATAGTGATTGtagatttaaataaaagatgaaaaatgtCTAGTTTGGGAGATAAGATGATTCTACAAGATTTCAAAAGAAGCAAAATACCAAAagtaatgaaataaaatattataatattttattccttaataatattaaaattttggaagaaaatatgTGCATATCTTAATAATAAATTCGCTACAATTTTTAAACATGAAATGAGCTTCAAGGGTTTGGAagattaggcccattaaaaaatataaaaggaGGCGTgaaagaagaaaagagagacgGACAAGAGGGAGGAGGGCAGATACGTGAACATAGAGAGAGATAAAAGGAAAGAAAGGAAGGATGGAGCAGAGGGACGTGAACATTGAGAAGAAAGGAGGTAGAgagaaaaaaggaaagaaatgagagagaagAGAAGGGAAGAGGAAAGAAAGGCTTGAGAAAAAAGGAGAGAGGACAGGAGGGCAAGGAAGATAGCAGAAcaaaaagagagaaaagaagagagaaaagaagagagaGGTAGAGCGGAATTGAACAACAGAAAGGGTAGAAACGTACACAAAGGAGAGCGGAAGAGTGCACAGAAGGCTACAGTGAAGCAGCAACAGCGTGGAATGAAGATAAAAGAAGGCAGACGAAGGAAGTGAAGACAACAACAACGCGGAAGAAGAATTGAAGGGAGGGAGGCAGAAGGCAGAACACAATGGAATACCACAACACATGCTAAAGATCACCGATAATTTCTctattctttctttctttttttcttctatGAATTTGAATATGTGTTTTCACTTTCGTTTTGAATTTATGGAATAAATTTATTTAGGCTGAGACCACGATAGGGCCaaacaatattttgtttgatatttgattgattttcaatatattatttttcttgatttaatTATTGATAGATGTTGgttaatatttcttgttaatagcCTGATAAACTATTTGCATGTTTGAATAGAAATATTAgttaaatatagcaacaaagacgTCATCAATATACggttaaactgactagaaatgatattcgatttcagtgtgcggttttatatgaaaactgaaatttcacgaagatttaatgcatttagatctaattaaattcaattagaaataatttgactgttagatttaaatagatttattaactcgaggaatcgtttaataaataaattgaggATTTCACAGTGATTGTCAAGaagtaaataattaattgaattttaacatGTGTCAACGTAGTAGAGTTTGGTACCGTTATGTGTCTtagttctttatttgaatttaaatcCCTCTTTGTCCTTTGAATCCGTTATTTTTAgttacaattatttaataatttaaattaataaattcatatatcatttttagtttattttgtctagcttaagttaagtgataaaaattttagtaattaaatattagtctaTGTATGATCGATAATTGGACTCAtcatccatttactataacttgacataGTCCGCTTGTTAGATTTATTCTCAACCATAATCGTTGGTCAATATACAACAGAATAGTTAATTAATTGTGAGGATCGAGAGGTTGATTAGATATGGTGAATAAATAATCaacacaaaattttcaaaaaaatcgtTTGGGTTAGCAACTCTTGAATATCATCCCTGATTCAACTTAGCTCAACAAGCTAGCGATAAAAGTACATGCGTAGAATGAGGCTCGTTGAATTGATTTGAACAATAATTCAATGAGACTAATTATCATCAAGGCCTAGTAATTGATAAAATGTAAAatgaaaaaacaaatttttatggatgttctgaTATCAAAAACTCGTACGTTACTCATTCTTTCATTACAGAAGGAATATCACTAGAAGATTTTGGTGGTTTtaagaaattttcaaaaaactaCTTCAGTACGACTTATATATGGTCTACTGAAACTCATATCTAACCTACAATATTAAAAATCTGAACATAAAGTTTCTTTCTATCAgttacaaatattttaaaaataaataatctacgCATAATTTTATCCTTACAATGGTTGAATAAAAGCTTCAAGGGTGTGCTCTGGTAACTCTTGATCAGTTAGGCTTTTACAGGCTTCATAAATAGATAGATTCTAAAAAGTGAGATTGTACATAGATTCAAAATTTTAGCCTTATATAGAAGATTTCCAACGTTCAAACCCGAACTACTCTTTTTGAATCATTCTTGGGtggtttttctttttaaaatagcATATGTAGTCACATGTCATCGTCCTTTCCAGAAATAGTACAGACAAGTAATGCATATGGATTCTGCCTTTTTACGGCTCTAAAATTTGTTGTGCACGGGAACTATTCTTCTGATATCATAAGCTTGACTGAAGAATGTTGCTCTGATCTTTTGAAGAATAAGCTTGAATGACTCAGAATCTGACTTATGCGAGTTCGGTGAGCTTGAAAGCACCTGACTGATTTTTCTAAGATAGCCATCGATTGTCTTTGAGAGAACAATTGCCTTTGACATTTCAGTTAGGTTGTGCTTTTTCAGTTAATCTTGTTTCGGTCCGACAGTCCTTGATTATTTTGTGAATcaccaaaattttaattgtccaaaattaattaaacaatttttattggttgaagttaaaaatatgtattatataatttcataaaagatatttattatatataaaatatattatgtgTATGCGTGTTTAATTTTTCCAAATATTCCTTCTTAATGCTTATTAATATATACGGATTTATCtgttaaaaaagaaataaatgtCTACATAACAATATGATAATAAcatataagaaaaaaaaattacattttccACGTTATAGGGCAAACGAGATATTTTAGATAGTTGGGAAAACTACAAATCTTATTCAATTTCAGCTCTTCTGCACCAATTTAgtcatttgaacaaagtcttatcccatttcttttatttttcaatgggGTCCACGTCACCAATGATATTTTCCATACCAACGAAAATAGTAAAAATTTAgactataataaaaaaaaatacaaatataatGAATTAAtattgcattttaattatttaaagaacCTGCATCACAATAAAGCCATCACCAAAATTATAGTTTTTCCATACAATTTAAAAATCAATCCGGAGCTTCAAAGTGGAGAAACGGCAGGATTTCTTTTTAagcaataatatatatatatatatatatatatatatattgttgaaAAATCCAAAGTAATTTTTGGCACCATAATATTTATAGATTAATGGAAACAGCTGGATGGCCATATTTTGTATCCAGAAAACGACCCGTgacaagtttatttattttatttttcaaaatagtgatatttttattttaataaatcataaaaaaacatgGGTTGTCGGCCTGCAATCTTAGAATAACAttctaattaaaattttatattagtaATCAAATATCAGTGTGATATATAAGTTCATAAATATCAGAATAGGTGACGACggatataattaattattctcATTTTCTTATAATACAGATAGATATTATGGATGTAGCTAGCATTGATAATTGTTTATTTGGTGTCAAATATTCTTGTCACGTTCGTCGCTGTGTCAACACTccagcaaaaaaaaaaactaaaattgcaAAGAAGTAAAGCTATTatactaaaattgaaatttaattaattgaacgacgaaaaataaaaatattgccAATTTACCATACCAATTTATAGACTTAGAAAAAGTCGtgtaaatataatatcatgtaggTTCGtacaataatataatatatacaaaaTGAGAAGATCGTCTGAAATTTATATCCACCATTCTTTGTATAAATTGACCGTATACATGTGACATGTCCAAGCTTGCATGTGTACATAACACACAACTCCAAATACAAACATATATATGACAAGTTTCTCAATTAATCTGCACTTTTGAATCAGAAAACCATTAATGGGAGAAGAATTAGCAGAAGGGCTCCTAGAAATCAACGAAAACAGATTGCAAACAGCAATCACACCTACCCCGGAAGCACACTTCGTGCTGATCCATGGAATCGGTGGCGGCGCCTGGTGCTGGTACAAGATCAAGTGTGTGATGGAGAATTCAGGCCACAGAGTCACGTGTCTCGATCTCGCAAGCGCCGGAATCGACCAAACCGATCCTAACACAGTTCTCTCGTTTCAAGATTACAACAGGCCACTTGTTGAATTCCTTCAGTCCTTGGAAGATGGTCAGCAGGTTCAGAACCATTTCTGCACACGCACAGATACGGGTCTAGTGTGTGTTTTCCTGCGTGATTGGTGCATGATTGGagatgggtttttttttttggaacttGCAGGTGATTTTGGTGGGGCACAGTGCTGGAGGGCTTAGTGTGAGCGACGCGATTCACAAGTTTGGGAGGAAGATAAAGGCTGCGGTGTTTGTCGGAGCCACCATGTTGAAATGTGGCTTTGCGAGTGATGAAGATGTCAAAGATGTAAGTTCATTTTCTCCATCTA from Primulina tabacum isolate GXHZ01 chromosome 14, ASM2559414v2, whole genome shotgun sequence includes:
- the LOC142524156 gene encoding methylesterase 17-like isoform X2, whose protein sequence is MGEELAEGLLEINENRLQTAITPTPEAHFVLIHGIGGGAWCWYKIKCVMENSGHRVTCLDLASAGIDQTDPNTVLSFQDYNRPLVEFLQSLEDGQQVILVGHSAGGLSVSDAIHKFGRKIKAAVFVGATMLKCGFASDEDVKDDSCLAAMLLKPGPIQALQSATFTETEDSDKVPRIYIKTSRDRMLRSYQQDAMIKKWPPSEVYALESDHSPFFSAPLRLIELLVKVAVSHGSGE
- the LOC142524156 gene encoding methylesterase 17-like isoform X1 — encoded protein: MGEELAEGLLEINENRLQTAITPTPEAHFVLIHGIGGGAWCWYKIKCVMENSGHRVTCLDLASAGIDQTDPNTVLSFQDYNRPLVEFLQSLEDGQQVILVGHSAGGLSVSDAIHKFGRKIKAAVFVGATMLKCGFASDEDVKDGVPDVSEFGELDEVYDFWFRLGQDHPPTSVMVKKQLQRKLIYHMSPQQDSCLAAMLLKPGPIQALQSATFTETEDSDKVPRIYIKTSRDRMLRSYQQDAMIKKWPPSEVYALESDHSPFFSAPLRLIELLVKVAVSHGSGE